The candidate division TA06 bacterium DNA segment AGTTGTCGGTGTTGCAGGGCAGTTTTTGGCATGGATGGGATATGATGGGGAGTCGGGCAAGAAACGAAAACCAAAGAAGAGGACGACTGCGGAAAAGAAGATAGAAGACAGAGAGAGATAAGATGTCAAAAGTCAGGCGCCGTCCCGGACAGTTGGATTTCGCGGACACACATTTGAAAAAAAAGGAGAGGAGGTGTAACATGGCGTTTTCTGACGAGACTGTACGGGAGGCATGGGATAGAGCTGGTGGCAAGTGTGAGTGCACACGGACGACTCACGGACACTCCGGAAGATGCAGCAAGACGCTTTCGTGGGACAATCGCGGTCGGGAAAGTGGCTGGGGAGCATGGGAAA contains these protein-coding regions:
- a CDS encoding HNH endonuclease, coding for MSKVRRRPGQLDFADTHLKKKERRCNMAFSDETVREAWDRAGGKCECTRTTHGHSGRCSKTLSWDNRGRESGWGAWETHHRTSVESGGDDSLSNCEVLCWDCHSQTI